One genomic segment of Microbacterium sp. ProA8 includes these proteins:
- a CDS encoding DedA family protein: MNEFLTWLLDAVQSVDPVLRTLLAGFAMMLETSVLIGLVVPGDTIVIVAGTAVASPLEGVLLGVAVVVGALIGESIGFWLGRLLGPKIQHSRLGSRIGEANWERSERYLRRRGGPAIFISRFLPVLHSLVPLTVGMSGYPYRRFLAWTIPACVIWSALYISVAALAAGTYRELADRLHYAGYIFVGVIVLFLALVFVSKKIIERAERKHLDHDDPDEASVADMKD, from the coding sequence GTGAATGAGTTCCTCACCTGGTTGCTCGACGCCGTCCAGAGCGTCGACCCGGTGCTCAGGACTCTTCTCGCGGGCTTCGCCATGATGCTCGAGACCAGCGTCCTGATCGGGCTCGTGGTGCCCGGCGACACCATCGTGATCGTCGCCGGCACGGCGGTCGCGTCGCCCCTGGAAGGGGTTCTGCTCGGAGTCGCGGTGGTGGTGGGCGCACTCATCGGCGAGAGCATCGGATTCTGGCTCGGCCGCCTCCTCGGCCCGAAGATCCAGCACTCGCGCCTGGGCAGCCGGATCGGCGAGGCGAACTGGGAGCGCTCGGAACGGTATCTGCGCCGTCGCGGCGGCCCGGCCATCTTCATCTCGAGATTCCTCCCGGTGCTGCATTCGCTGGTGCCGCTCACCGTCGGCATGAGCGGCTATCCGTACCGGCGATTCCTCGCGTGGACGATTCCGGCGTGCGTGATCTGGTCCGCCCTCTACATCTCGGTGGCGGCTCTCGCCGCCGGCACCTACCGCGAGCTGGCAGACCGCCTGCACTACGCCGGTTACATCTTCGTCGGCGTCATCGTCCTGTTCCTGGCCCTCGTGTTCGTGAGCAAGAAGATCATCGAGCGAGCGGAACGCAAGCACCTCGACCACGACGACCCCGACGAAGCGTCGGTGGCGGACATGAAAGACTGA
- a CDS encoding SOS response-associated peptidase: MCGRFVVASAGPELVGVLRVDVEGDDLPAPSYNVAPTDRVAIVLDSAKTEPPTRRLEAARWGLIPSWAKDTKVGARAFNARSEELEDKPMFRSALEKRRAVVPTSGYYEWMNVDGVKTPHFIHPADGEPLFLAGLYEWWRDKTKGDDDPERWLLSFTILTRDSIGHLGSIHDRMPLFLDPDHADAWLDPTTDNVRDVLDAAIDAAPALADTLTDHEVSKAVGNVRNNSPELIEPVES, translated from the coding sequence ATGTGCGGACGCTTCGTAGTGGCCAGTGCCGGTCCCGAGCTCGTCGGGGTGCTTCGTGTCGACGTCGAGGGCGATGACCTTCCCGCGCCGTCGTACAACGTCGCGCCGACCGATCGCGTCGCGATCGTGCTGGACTCGGCGAAGACCGAGCCGCCCACCAGGCGGCTGGAAGCAGCCCGTTGGGGTCTGATCCCGTCGTGGGCCAAAGACACCAAGGTCGGCGCGCGCGCGTTCAACGCCCGCTCCGAAGAGCTCGAGGACAAGCCCATGTTCCGCAGCGCCCTCGAGAAGCGACGGGCGGTGGTGCCGACATCCGGCTATTACGAGTGGATGAACGTCGACGGCGTGAAGACCCCGCACTTCATCCACCCGGCAGACGGCGAGCCGCTGTTCCTCGCGGGACTCTACGAATGGTGGCGGGACAAGACGAAGGGCGATGACGACCCCGAGCGGTGGCTGCTGAGCTTCACGATCCTGACGAGGGACTCGATCGGGCATCTCGGATCGATCCACGATCGCATGCCGTTGTTCCTGGACCCCGATCACGCCGACGCGTGGCTCGACCCGACCACCGACAACGTGCGGGACGTGCTCGACGCGGCGATCGACGCGGCTCCGGCCTTGGCCGACACGCTCACCGATCACGAGGTCTCGAAGGCCGTGGGCAACGTCCGCAACAACTCCCCCGAGCTCATCGAGCCGGTCGAGTCCTGA
- a CDS encoding 3-methyladenine DNA glycosylase, with the protein MAPPASPVLTGDVWRAREAAHEERARALTRAHRERASRGEAHPVEDFLFTYYSYKPAVLHRWHPGEGTELADAEGEARAGWRWYRPGTTEGSIAVDGAGFRADRGALVANVGRILRATADRPPGFGCFGLHEWAMVYREPQHRHPVPLRLGRDETDAVVEAHELRCTHFDAFRFFTPEAAPRNREAPTRERQAELEQPGCLHAGMDLYKWAVKLGPLVPGELLLDAFELARDIRVLDMRASPYDLAGWGYDAVPIETAEGKAAYVRAQRTFADRGRAIRQRLIDAASG; encoded by the coding sequence ATCGCGCCCCCTGCTTCTCCGGTGCTCACCGGCGACGTCTGGCGTGCGCGTGAAGCGGCCCACGAGGAGCGCGCTCGCGCGCTGACACGCGCCCATCGTGAGCGGGCGAGCCGCGGCGAGGCGCATCCCGTCGAGGACTTCCTCTTCACGTACTACTCGTACAAGCCGGCGGTGCTGCACCGGTGGCACCCTGGCGAGGGGACGGAGCTGGCGGATGCCGAGGGCGAGGCCCGCGCCGGATGGCGCTGGTATCGCCCCGGCACGACGGAGGGCTCGATCGCCGTCGACGGTGCGGGCTTCCGCGCCGATCGCGGCGCCCTCGTCGCGAACGTCGGCAGGATCCTCCGCGCCACGGCCGACCGGCCTCCGGGCTTCGGCTGCTTCGGCCTGCACGAGTGGGCGATGGTGTACCGCGAGCCGCAGCACCGGCATCCCGTGCCCCTGCGCCTCGGCCGGGACGAGACCGACGCCGTGGTCGAGGCGCACGAGCTGCGCTGCACGCACTTCGACGCGTTCCGGTTCTTCACGCCCGAAGCGGCGCCGCGCAACCGTGAGGCGCCCACCCGCGAACGGCAGGCCGAGCTCGAGCAGCCGGGGTGTCTTCATGCCGGGATGGACCTGTACAAGTGGGCGGTGAAGCTCGGGCCGCTCGTTCCGGGCGAGTTGCTCCTCGATGCGTTCGAACTCGCCCGCGACATCAGAGTGCTCGACATGCGGGCCTCGCCCTACGACCTCGCCGGCTGGGGCTACGACGCCGTGCCGATCGAGACGGCCGAGGGCAAGGCCGCCTACGTGCGGGCCCAGCGGACGTTCGCGGATCGCGGCCGGGCGATCAGGCAGCGGCTGATCGACGCGGCCTCGGGCTGA
- a CDS encoding phosphatase domain-containing protein, translated as MPQTVPQPVRAKVLWLARLEYRFHAWRERRARRRGQKPTVTPFPGYGGPDWVRVLGRVMIVPPAKVSEAGEYAGVRGWRSFVAVPIGYAQVTVAIAGVDHVVVADRGGVIDTRLPAALEPGWQTFTMSVEGGEPVETRAFIVAPDVKFGIVSDVDDTVMVTALPRPLLAAWNSFVVDEHARQPVPGMAVLMERVVRENPGAPLVYLSTGAWNIAPTLIRFLSRHVFPPGALLLTDWGPTHDRWFRSGKAHKLSNLRRLADEFPHVRWLLIGDDGQHDDAIYTTFTDEHPSRVVAVAIRRLSPAEAVLAGGRTAVNDHAAAEVPWVSDNDGAGLLERLEGVGVLGSTGTATV; from the coding sequence GTGCCGCAGACCGTTCCCCAGCCCGTGCGCGCCAAGGTCCTCTGGCTGGCGCGCCTGGAATACCGGTTCCACGCATGGCGCGAACGCCGTGCGCGCCGCCGGGGCCAGAAGCCGACGGTGACGCCGTTCCCCGGCTACGGGGGTCCCGACTGGGTCCGCGTGCTCGGGCGCGTCATGATCGTCCCGCCCGCGAAGGTCTCCGAGGCCGGCGAGTACGCCGGCGTCCGCGGCTGGCGCAGTTTCGTGGCCGTTCCGATCGGCTACGCGCAAGTCACGGTGGCGATCGCCGGCGTCGATCATGTGGTCGTCGCCGACCGCGGCGGTGTGATCGACACACGCCTGCCTGCGGCGCTGGAGCCGGGCTGGCAGACGTTCACGATGTCGGTCGAAGGCGGCGAGCCGGTGGAGACGCGGGCTTTCATCGTCGCCCCCGACGTGAAGTTCGGAATCGTGTCGGATGTCGACGACACCGTCATGGTGACGGCCCTCCCCCGTCCGCTCCTCGCGGCCTGGAACTCCTTCGTCGTCGACGAGCACGCCCGGCAGCCGGTTCCCGGCATGGCGGTGCTGATGGAGCGCGTCGTGCGCGAGAACCCCGGCGCGCCCCTGGTGTACCTCTCGACCGGCGCCTGGAACATCGCGCCGACCCTCATCCGGTTCCTGAGCCGCCACGTCTTCCCCCCGGGTGCGCTCCTCCTCACCGACTGGGGCCCCACGCACGATCGCTGGTTCCGCAGCGGCAAGGCGCACAAGCTGTCGAACCTGCGGCGCCTGGCCGACGAGTTCCCGCACGTGCGATGGCTCCTGATCGGCGACGACGGTCAGCACGACGACGCCATCTACACCACCTTCACCGACGAGCACCCGTCGCGGGTGGTCGCGGTCGCCATCCGCCGTCTCTCCCCCGCAGAGGCCGTCCTCGCCGGCGGGCGGACGGCCGTGAACGACCACGCCGCGGCCGAGGTGCCCTGGGTCAGCGACAACGACGGGGCCGGCCTCCTGGAGCGGCTCGAGGGTGTCGGCGTCCTCGGGAGCACCGGCACCGCAACCGTCTGA